CATAGACTCCAAATAGTGAGCATCATCAGAGAGGTTGAGCCGCAAGCGTGGTGGCCGCCCACCCACCAAGATGGGAAATTCACACTCTGGCACTCTGCTGAGGTGAGGCAGCGGCGGATTTCACCCATGAAAGCACCTCAGTGCCAAGTTCCGGAGAGCAATGAAGCACACATGCATATTTATTTATATACAGCTGAGAAATGAGTCACACACAGACAAGTTCTGTTCAAGACTTCTGGGAAATACATGCGGGGGAACAGCTCCATATGCAGTGTACATGCACTAGTTGTCATTATGTAACCGACCATATTGGAGGAGGCTGCCATATGTTCTATCCCACATGCCGACGAAAAGAGCGTCCATATCCGGGCTGAAGGAGAACCCAGATATCTCGCCAAAGAAATCCAGCTCTTGCCTTTTGGTGTAATCGCTCCGGGCGTCGAAGATCTGGACGAAGTCCGCATGTTCCGCCATCGCCAGGAACTGCCCGTCAGAAGTGAAGTGGATCGACCTAATGGCCCCGAGGTTGCCCTTCAGTACATGGACGGCTTTCGACAGGTTCCTCACGTCCCAGACTCGGCATGTCTTGTCTTGGTTCCCGGTAGCAAACGTCCGGCCATCAGGGCTCCGGGCCGATGCGAACGAGTTGTCATGATGGCCTTTCATGGAATGAAGCGTCTGCATCCAGAATAAGAAATGGTGCACCCACTTAATTACAAATCAGCATTTCAATTTGAAATATCAATCAGAGTTTGGCTAACATGGGATTTCTGGTGTATGGGTTGGCATGGGCTAGTAGTATACCTCTCCTGAATTCGCATCAACAAGTAAAGCATCACACTAGTGCAAAACCaagcaatagcaccggttcgtaaggccctttagtgccagttccataaccggcactaaagtgtgggcactaaagccccccccccctagtaccggttcagcacgaaccggtgctaaag
Above is a window of Triticum aestivum cultivar Chinese Spring chromosome 6B, IWGSC CS RefSeq v2.1, whole genome shotgun sequence DNA encoding:
- the LOC123139391 gene encoding uncharacterized WD repeat-containing protein C2A9.03-like, whose product is MQTLHSMKGHHDNSFASARSPDGRTFATGNQDKTCRVWDVRNLSKAVHVLKGNLGAIRSIHFTSDGQFLAMAEHADFVQIFDARSDYTKRQELDFFGEISGFSFSPDMDALFVGMWDRTYGSLLQYGRLHNDN